In one Culex quinquefasciatus strain JHB chromosome 2, VPISU_Cqui_1.0_pri_paternal, whole genome shotgun sequence genomic region, the following are encoded:
- the LOC119766310 gene encoding putative mediator of RNA polymerase II transcription subunit 26 → MACAILDGQFCRSCLAAYLHIFVRIHTGALQETSPYRNGSVPSPGVQQASAGGLVATWCELKQGMYITEILLPQQLLRAHHLQALILLLQQQLVRHLLQVQILLPQQQRILVLHHQAQILLQLQQQRILVHHHQLQTLPQQQQQVHHLRVQTLQQQQRILVLHHQAQILLQQQQQQQQRIPVHHLQAQILPLQQQQIHHLQVQILQQQQQRILVLQHQAQILLQLQQQRILVHHHQLQTLPQQQQQVHHLRVQTLQQQQRILVLHHQAQILQQQQQQQQQQRIPVHHLQAQILPLQQQQIHHLQVQILQQQQQRILVLHHQAQILLQQQQQRILVHHHQLQTLPQQQQQVHHLRVQTLQQQQRILVLHHQAQILLQQQQQQQQRIPVHHLQAQILPLQQQQIHHLQAQILQQQQQRILVLHHQAQILLQLQQQRILVHHHQLQTLPQQQQQVHHLRVQTLQQQQQRILVLHHQAQILLQQQYQQQQQIPVHHLQAQILPLQQQQIHHLQAQILQQQQQRILVLHHQAQILLQQQQQRILVHHYQAQILPQQQQQVHHLRVQTLQQQQRILVLHHQAQILLQQQQQQQQQQQRIPVHHLQAQISPLQQQQIHHLQAQILQQQQQQRILVLHHQAQILLQQQQQQQQQRIPVHHLQAQILPLQQQQIHHLQAQILQQQQQQQQRILVLHHQAQILLQQHQQQQQILVHHLQAQILPLQQQQIHHLQVQTLQQQQQRILVLHHQAQILLQQHHHQRFLRQHKQLRNPAQYLLLQRISQLPKLVQNLQQRWKLVHHHQVQSLAQHPSYHLQAQIVQQQQIPQQQQQQQQQKLRQTQILRQQRHLQQQSILRQQQLKLRPAQILRQQRHLHQQQKLRQQLRNLRAAQILRQQRHLQQQILLQQQQQKLQQAQILRQQWHLQQQQKLRQAQILLQ, encoded by the exons ATTCTACTACCACAACAACTACTACGAGCACACCACCTTCAAGCACTGATTCTACTACTACAACAACAACTAGTACGCCACCTTCTTCAAGTACAGATTCTACTACCACAACAACAACGGATACTAGTACTCCATCATCAAGCACAGATTCTACTACAACTACAACAACAACGGATACTAGTACACCATCATCAACTACAGACTctaccacaacaacaacaacaagtacaCCACCTTCGAGTACAGactctacaacaacaacaacggatACTAGTACTCCATCATCAAGCACAGATTctactacaacaacaacaacaacaacaacaacggatACCAGTACATCACCTTCAAGCACAGATTCTAccactacaacaacaacaaatacaCCACCTTCAAGTACAGAttctacaacaacaacagcaacggaTACTAGTACTCCAACATCAAGCACAGATTCTACTACAACTACAACAACAACGGATACTAGTACACCATCATCAACTACAGACTctaccacaacaacaacaacaagtacaCCACCTTCGAGTACAGactctacaacaacaacaacggatACTAGTACTCCATCATCAAGCACAGattctacaacaacaacaacaacaacaacaacaacaacggatACCAGTACATCACCTTCAAGCACAGATTCTAccactacaacaacaacaaatacaCCACCTTCAAGTACAGAttctacaacaacaacagcaacggaTACTAGTACTCCATCATCAAGCACAGATTctactacaacaacaacaacaacggatACTAGTACACCATCATCAACTACAGACTctaccacaacaacaacaacaagtacaCCACCTTCGAGTACAGactctacaacaacaacaacggatACTAGTACTCCATCATCAAGCACAGATTctactacaacaacaacaacaacaacaacaacggatACCAGTACATCACCTTCAAGCACAGATTCTAccactacaacaacaacaaatacaCCACCTTCAAGCACAGAttctacaacaacaacagcaacggaTACTAGTACTCCATCATCAAGCACAGATTCTACTACAACTACAACAACAACGGATACTAGTACACCATCATCAACTACAGACTctaccacaacaacaacaacaagtacaCCACCTTCGAGTACAGactctacaacaacaacaacaacggatACTAGTACTCCATCATCAAGCACAGATTCTACTACAACAACaatatcaacaacaacaacagataCCAGTACATCACCTTCAAGCACAGATTCTAccactacaacaacaacaaatacaCCACCTTCAAGCACAGAttctacaacaacaacagcaacggaTACTAGTACTCCATCATCAAGCACAGATTctactacaacaacaacaacaacggatACTAGTACACCATTATCAAGCACAGATTctaccacaacaacaacaacaagtacaCCACCTTCGAGTACAGactctacaacaacaacaacggatACTAGTACTCCATCATCAAGCACAGATTctactacaacaacaacaacaacaacaacaacaacaacaacggatACCAGTACATCACCTTCAAGCACAGATTTCAccactacaacaacaacaaatacaCCACCTTCAAGCACAGattctacaacaacaacaacaacaacggatACTAGTACTCCATCATCAAGCACAGATTctactacaacaacaacaacaacaacaacaacaacggatACCAGTACATCACCTTCAAGCACAGATTCTAccactacaacaacaacaaatacaCCACCTTCAAGCACAGattctacaacaacaacaacaacaacaacaacggatACTAGTACTCCATCATCAAGCACAGATTCTactacaacaacatcaacaacaacaacagataCTAGTACACCACCTTCAAGCACAGATTCTAccactacaacaacaacaaatacaCCACCTTCAAGTACAGActctacaacaacaacagcaacgaaTACTAGTACTCCATCATCAAGCACAGATTCTACTACAACAACATCATCACCAACGGTTCCTACGACAACACAAGCAGTTACGGAATCCAGCACAATACCTCCTACTACAACGGATTTCA CAACTCCCCAAATTAGTACAGAATCTACAACAACGTTGGAAACTAGTTCACCATCACCAAGTCCAGAGTCTAGCTCAACACCCGTCATACCATCTTCAAGCACAGATAGTACAACAACAACAGataccacaacaacaacaacaacaacaacaacagaaacTTCGACAGACACAGATACTACGACAACAACGGCACCTACAACAACAATCGATACTACGACAACAACAACTGAAACTACGACCAGCACAGATACTACGACAACAACGGCACCTACACCAACAGCAGAAACTACGACAACAGTTACGGAATCTACGAGCAGCACAGATACTACGACAACAACGGCACCTTCAACAACAGATTctactacaacaacaacaacagaaacTTCAACAAGCACAGATACTACGACAACAATGGCACCTCCAACAACAACAGAAACTACGACAAGCACAGATACTACTACAGTAA